A section of the Babylonia areolata isolate BAREFJ2019XMU chromosome 1, ASM4173473v1, whole genome shotgun sequence genome encodes:
- the LOC143290772 gene encoding uncharacterized protein LOC143290772, translating to MRFPDGKTISKSVAIGTLSTYFRAEACALLLAAKTFSQEDTLPTNTVFLTDCKSILQSVQAPGGEQIIRDIRQELNLLKQRTAVVLQWIPSHCGIGGNEEADRLSKAGSPPSVLQRGKTDTERQLQESMAPTPGHRAGRRKRRHP from the coding sequence ATGAGATTCCCTGACGGAAAAACCATCAGCAAGTCAGTGGCTATAGGCACCCTGTCCACCTACTTCCGTGCTGAGGCCTGTGCTCTGCTACTCGCAGCCAAGACTTTCAGCCAGGAAGACACACTacccaccaacacagtgttcctGACTGACTGCAAGTCTATCCTGCAGAGTGTCCAGGCGCCAGGAGGAGAGCAGATCATAAGAGACATCAGGCAAGAACTGAATCTCCTCAAACAGAGAACtgctgtggtgctgcagtggatcCCATCCCACTGTGGCATAGGGGGCAATGAAGAGGCGGACCGCCTATCCAAAGCAGGCAGCCCACCCAGCGTCCTACAGCGAGGCAAAaccgatactgagagacagcttcaggaaagcatggcgccaacgcCTGGGCATCGGGCCGGTAGACGAAAACGACGGCATCCCTGA